tgcagctcctccatCAGCATGCAGCATTCATCCATTGCTTTTGTAGGGATTTCCCTACCATTGTAGTCACCCAATTGTTATTAAGGCTTGATGCCCATGTGTCCTTCTCACTTTAATATGTgaccaccccccaaaaaaagacaaaacaaaccaaacttaATATGTAGCCACCACAAGCTGTGATGTGCAATTCTAAAATGCAGCTCCTGCATACACTGATACATACCTGTTGTTCACTCACCTTTATGCTGATACGCCTTTGTCCAcacgtgtacatgtgcgtgtagacagcacccccccccccaaacacacacacacactgatgcgaTGTAAACTGATGCGATGTAAATATAGCCATGGCAACACTGTGCACACACCAAAACGAGTGAAAGTGTGAGCACGCATGCCGGCACCTGCCACTTCACCCTGCTGCGTTAAACAAGGCCCGGCCTTAAAAGATCCCGCTCCTGAGGACCGTGGAAGAGTCAGACAGGACGTACTCTTACAAGACAGACAGGACACCGATTAAATCAAGAGTTTCTTAAAAGTAACAGTACACATACttcagaaatgcacaaaaaacaacCGAGTGGCAATAATGATGTATTCCCAAATCCCTCTCCTACGTCACTGGTTTCGTAGACCAGCTGGctgcacgtgcgcgcacacacacaccctcatcacACTGACTTCCTACATCCCCTTAATTTCACTTAAATCTAGATTGGCTTTTCATGTCATGAgagcagtggtgtgtgcaggcCGGCTGTTGCTGGGTGGGTGGTTCCTCACCGCTGGCTCTGACGCCGTCCAACTGATCTTCAGTAAGGCAGCATACGCGCGCCTCGGCACGAGTCCACTCCTTCTCCGTGTTTGCCTGTAGATCTGCCATGACGCTGCTGACAACTCAGACCTTCACCTAgtcatacacccacacccacacacacacacaaacaaaaactttcaCGTCGCTGCTACTTTGGAGACAGGAATGATTTTAATCCTGCCTGGTTTCACAGCCACCACAGTTGGATCAGAATAGTACTCTTTATAGCACTATGGAGAGTCAAGTAGACTGTGAGGGGTAAGTACAGTACAGGCCAAGAAAGGAAGCAGCTTTATCTGGCTTCCATTTCCCCCAAAGCACAAACACCAGTGCATCATGGTATTTGTAGTACTGCCCCATGGTATGCAGAGTAAGCAGTTTGAAACAGTATAAGCAGTGTGATGGGAATTTGGGgaattttttttacactgaacCCTTATATAAATGAACTATATTATTGATCTATGGCTGAACTTATTAGCAATTTGCTTCTGTGAAAATTGCATGTATGGCTCTATTTTATAGCACTATCTTGTGTCTTGTGAGAAGTCACGTACAACATTTTGTGATGTATGAGGGAAGTTGTATACCTGTCAGCTCTACAGAataacttttttgtttcttattgtgTATAAATACCTTGGTCTAAGACTCTACATCAGTATGTGTGTTAGACTTGAATCCTCTTTGCAAAGAGCTtacaattaaaaatacaaaaggcAAAGTCTTGGTTCTGAGTTTTATTTACAGGTTTCCACCACAGCTGATAAACACGAGTCCTGTTCTGCTTTCAGTGACTTTTGCTctactcatatatatatatatatatcatacatacatatagcaaacaaacaaacaaaagggcTGCACAATGCAGAGAAAATATTGTATTGCAATTAAACTGCAATGATATAATGATACTGAAAACTACAAACTCTTTTCACCTTGGTTTGTACTCTTCCTCTAAATGGTTTACAACTTTGTTGTAAGGTACAGAACAGCTTTCACCTTGACTTGCACCTAGCAGGGGTGCCACTTCTGGACAgctaaaacattaattaaagcCTAAGGCCTAAATTATGTATCAAGGCTTGAAGCCGAGATATTACAACTAACACACCCAGGTCCTATGAAGGGCAAAGagcatgatttttaaaaagccattcaCCAGTTGGAATGGAAAGAATGGTATGGGAATGGTATTGGAAAACTGGCGGTTAAGCAGATCCTAGTAAACACCAGCATTTTACCCTGAACCCTCTAGAACAGAGGTGGGGCCAGTGAGGATAAATGGATAAGATTAAAGGCTAGAGCTGGAGGAATGGTACTTTTTAGGATGCAAGAACAAGGTTAAAAGAAGTTTCCAGACAAATTTTTCCATTGTTCTCAAACGACTGTACATTATTGTATATCCTGTTGGTGACAAACATCATGTCTTGTTTTTCTCTACCACCCTAGACTCTGTCTCTCCGCTTGCTGGGGGCTTTGATTTGTTGCACAACACTCATTGGTCAGTATGCTCACTCGAGAAACATCGTTAACCTTTGTCAGAGGGCTCATTAGCATCTTTAACCTTCATCAGTGGGCTCATTTGCCTAACTCAACCTTCTATAGCAAGACACGCAGCACCATGCGACACCACGTGTCAGTCTGTTTATAGAATATTTGTTAAATCACTAATTCTagcatttattaattatattaataatataagtAACATGcattaacaaaatattagagATATTGATCAACTTACCACTTAGAGTttaacttcaaaataaaagttcacGTCTTCACTTATTTTTCAGGATAAGCAAGGCATTGTGGGACACAGGGGTCACTGCTGAAGCTGTCTTTAGCTTTTTGATCAGAATAAGTCAAAGatgaatattaaacatttgGGTCTGTTTTTACTTACTGCAAATCACCTATTTTAGCATCACATTAGATTATGATAGTTTGGTCTCTTTTTACTGAGAGCAAGAATTGCTCTTTGAGATATCCTCAGTGAAAGCAAACCTTTAGAAAGCTAAAAGTGTTCAAGTATTTTCTTCACTCAGAGAAAAGTTGTACAAAAGGTGCTTGGTCTATAATTATTACCTGCTTTGGCAAGAGTGCACCTCTAAAGCCATGCCCCTTACAGCCTTGTCCACATGTTACTATAACACGTTTTCCCTCATCAAAAAGGCACAGCAGCGCCTTCACTTCCGGCGAAGGCTGAGGAGCGCAAACCTTTCATCTCCTATCCTCACGATGTTTTATAGAGGCGCCATAGAGAGCGTTCTGACCAGCAGCCTCCCAGTCTGGTATGGCAGCTGCACCGCCTCAGACCAGAAATCTCTCCAGAGagtggtgaggacagcagagaaaATCATCAGAACCTCATCCATACAAGGTCTATACTGGTCACGCTGCCTCAGCAGAGCCTCCAAGATGGTCAGGGATCCCACCCATCCTGACCATAGACTGCCCTCTGGTAAACATTACTGCTGCATGTGGTGCAAGACTGCCAGACTTAacaagagcttcttcccacaggccattagGCTACTCAACTGCCTTTAACAATACacaccacatttattttattttactttataccAAGAAACATAGAACTATTATGATCACTATTTATAACCCACACCCCCATCTTCCAttaatgttctctctgtgagcaccttatcaacattttccagtgctaaATTACAAAACCGGTTACACTGTTCCAGTGATTATTGCACAATGTCAATGGTTTCTATATacaatgtgcagtattttattcCTATGTGcaacatacattatatatatatatatatatatatatatatgtatacacacgcacaataTAGCTATCTTGTGTATTTTTACTGTCTTTTCTCGTGGACTTACctttatgtatagtgtatatttgcacatcggAGTTTGGAGAAACGCAATCTCGTTCAGATGTGCACTACTTGTATAGTCTGGATGACAAAGCTGACTTTGAAAACGTTACAGAAGAATTTTGACACGGTTCCTTTCCTCCACTTCCAAGCTACCAAACCGAatttgtccactagagggcggAGGAGAGCTCAACCTGTAAATTCACGCTACCCACACCAAGAACAGTATGAAAGTCGTCTGCATCTGATTTTAAAGACACACAGGAAATACCACGTATAAATGATCCAAGCTTGCTCCTCTACTGATGTGCCCAATCATCGTAATTAACAGTTATTATAAAGAGGGATCAAAAGACTAAACTAAACAGTTATTCTGGAAAATGAGGTGAAACTTGTTTTCGTCTGAAAcggtgcgtgtccgtgtgtctAAGGAGCAAGAACGAGGAGttaagcctctctctctcacacacacacacacacacacccacacacacacacacacacacacacacacacacccctgtgagTGGTATGTAATAACATACAGCTCTTCTCGGTCCTGTGGCTCTGTTGGGTTCACTCAGTCTGTCCGGCAACAGGACAAATGTCTTTTGAACAAGGACAGCAAGTCATAGCTCAACAAGCTGTCCCAGCAGGCAGCGGGGCCAAAGCAAATGAACCAtcccccaaacaaaaaaaattaagaaacagcaacaaacaaGCCACTCAAAGTATCGTTTATCCTTGGCACGATGCCCAcgtcaaaacaaaaagaactggCGCGCGCGGGGGCACTTGTTGGCCGTACCTGTCGTTGCTAAGACAACCACCATGTTTCAGGTGAACACAACACTGGGAgatgaagttaaaaaaaaaaaaaaaaaaaaaaaaaaaaaaaagggaagcGAGGGAGGAGGTTAAGTCATTCCAGGGCGTCTGAGAGGGGAGATGATGTAAACCCTGCAGCGGTCTGAAGGTTTAGGAGAAACTCTTTGTGCAACGCATGTTGAAACACCGtcagaaagaaggagagaacgCAATCCCATTGCAAAAGGAGTGTACAGCTTCCCCATCAAGTCGCGGGAGGGCGCCGACACCATCACGCTGGCCTCTTCGTTTCCCTCTGGAGAGAAGTGAAGCGATGTCCGCGCCACTGGGACTGCTGGCAAGACGTCCCGCGAGCGTGAGCTACATTACAATTGTGCTGCGGTGATCTGGCCTGTTCATGCAAAAGCATGTGCAGCACTCTCCAAATCTGCAGGACCAATCGCTCTCTCGTTTGCTATAAACTCCGACAGAAATGTCAGGCATTCGTTTAGGCATTCGTTCCGCTTAAGAACTGCTGTAttcaaaaagtcaaaagaaaCGTCACATATGTAATGAATCGGTATCAAAGTCATAATAACTCTCAAACAAAATACAAGTAATCTTATTTTTACCCGTACAAATCATTCATTTCCTTAGAAAGCTTAAACTCGTGATCGACTCTTGATTTTGCAACAGCAGTTGTCAAACTTCCCGACTAGATCTGCTTACCCCTTCTCgaatttcatttttctcctgACAAGTGTGTTAAGCAATTACTCTTTTGTTACATGCGTTAAACAATATAAACGTGTCAATAAGTCAAAAAAAGTGGCTCGAGTCTTACACATGCCAGCAAAAACTCTATTTAAAGCCAAAGTGCACACGGATCGCtaacaaaacagtaaaagagAAAGCGAATCACATGCCGTCTGAACTCTCATGTTAGACTGTTTGCATGTGGATAACCTCGGAATGATATCACTATGGCAACTGTTTTGCCTAGGTCTTGCCTATGTTTGCTCCTGTGATGCGCTTCTGGATTCTAAGTGAGTGGGTGCTGCCAACCTTAGagcaatatttattttgataatgTCAGGTAGAAGCCGATACATTCCCACACCCGTACCCAATCCTGAATTTTGCTCAAGATACGCATCCACTTAAgatgttcttgttttctttgctccCCAGCGAATTAACTAGCCTTATGTGAGTTTAACACGGGCACGGTTGATGCTTGGAAAAAAGCACAGTAATAAACAGTGTATCCATGGAAGTGTATTTAAACTATGACTGCAGTCTTATATGACCGTAGACTGCAGTGAGTCTTGGTGTCAACTAATCAAATCCATGTCTTTGAACTTGGCTCTGGAGCCTAAAGGAAGTGAGTGAGATGGGACTTCAGCGTCATTCACTTCCCAATCCCCGACCACACTCTTACGCACTCGCCTCCTCCCCACACAGGCAGAAATAATGACTAAATCCAAATCCTGAAACCTCACTTCATATAGGCCCACCCCATGCAGACCATAATGGAAATGTCATGTTTGAAGGCACATTATAGAGGTGGTCGGCTAGAGATGACTGATATTAGGATTAAGTTTCTCCTCGAACCCTTTGGCTTCTCTACCCATTTCCCGGAACAACTTTCTAACAATGAAGTTCCAGATGACATGGAGAGTTTACGTTTGCTTTAAGGTGTAAAACCGAGATGTATAGTTATACTAACTACACAACTTAGAAATtcactgatgtttgttttgattgatCTCTGTAGTGCAAAACGAATTCCCTCAAGCGCAGTTACTCACCCCAAAAACATCCGTCGCGATCAAAGAACAGCTCGGGCCGTTGAAAGAATAGCAGCCCACATTGTTGTACACCTGAGTGCCCAAACTTTCCGACCATCCACGTCTCCTCACGCCCTAATAAACTTCGCCTGTACTCCTTTTTTCTACGTAGGCAAACTACCGGTCGTACTACCGTAAACATCCGAATATCTGCCCCGAGTCGTGCTCTGTGCAGTCACAATCTTCGCAGGCGTAAAGAGAGAACCGGTTCTGCCTGGAAATACACGTAGAAACCCGAGTCTTGCACTTACTACAACACCCATGCACAAATTCATCAATTTTCATAAGACCACTCGCAGAGTATTTTTGATTGTAAAAAGGTGCATTAAAGTCGTATCGATGTATCGGTCCCTTTCCGTCTCTTGCATTCCGCATAGCAACCGTAATTTGCGCAGCAGCGGCATTCGAAACATCCAACTCCGTCACAGGCGAAATGTCTTTCGCATACTAGCCTACTGATATTAACTCTCTAATGTGTAGACCGTCCTATCAAGACGGTGGTAACCAAGTTAACAATACGAGTAATGCAGCCTCGAGCTCTATCTGTTTTGTCAGTCTGGCTCGAGTGGCTCTAAAAATTCATATGGCAAATAAATTGGCAATTTTGGGCGGGGGAGGCGTGTCCAAAAAGGATCAATAACGCTGTCATTAGCAATATTCTTTATAATCAACGTGAGCCTGAGGAACACTGACACTAATGTGAAAACGACTAATATGGAGcccaggttttatttttatatatatatatatatatatatatatatatatatatctctctttctctctctctctctctctctctctctctctcacacacactctcaaattTGTAAATGAACAAAGTAGCAACAACAGCATACACTtgcaataaattacaataaataaatgattaaaatagcCAATTTCAGAGATCAGCATTTCAGTAAGGACAAAGGCCTGCATTTCATGTAGtcaacatttacaaatgataCCAATTAtccttaaaatgtatttgcacaGAAACTGTTTTAGCATTATTCTAAAAGTTCCTAATAGAAAACATGAGACCCTAGTGACAATGCCTCTTTTCTCCAGGTTTTTGGAAGTCCTGGCACATGTATAATGAGGTCTTTTGGCATCCTTACTTAAGGTCAGAACAAGCTCAGGGTTTCATGCTCAAGGTAAAGACACTCatattttgacatttacagtaaatcCGACATGCTCCGCCCTTTTAAAAGAAATGCAGTCCCTACAGTAGACATGGCTGTACCATTAGAAccacatataaataaaacatttcaacaagCTAGGTGAAGCAACAGACAATTTTAGAAAGGAAAACACCACTCATCCTTCAACACTCACCATTCAAAAATGGCTTCATATTGATAAAGGTAACAGTAAGAAAACAACCGAGAGACAATAAACTAGCTTACCCATAACCACTTGGGAGAGGCACAttccaaaatgaataaaactgatAGGTGTAACTTGAGGTAAAATGGTACCATTGTCATTCAAAACCCAccagtgtatatgtgtttattagTCAGAAGCAGAGCAAACAGAGCCACTGTTCCTCTGCACATTAGCTGCTTatatgtttttctgtctgtcaccatccctctctcttctttgtCTCCTctttatgtctgtgtttttcatttgtctcGCTTTGTTCAGTCAGAGCTGCAAACACCTGCTCCTTTATTCAGGAGCATATTTTTTGTCATCCCCCGAGAAAGGGTACTCGGGCACCTGGTTGAAATGGCCCACAAGGAAGATGGCTATCGTTCCGATGGAGAAGAACAAAATGGCCACCCAAAAACAAACCGTGTCAATCATCTTACCGATCAACACCCAGCTCTCCATGTCCTGaataagaggaagagagacagagtaagaAGGTATCGCGGGGACACAGATACAACTTTATGTTCCTCGTGTCCTTCATCCATCCCCTTGTACAAACAAGCACTTACGGATTCACCCTCGTTCTGTTCCTTCATAGTCTCAGCGATGAAGTTGCAGGAATCCACGCACTCTTTAATCTCTGGTGCTGCCTGGGCCAGGCTCTTATATAGACTGGCAGTGCTGCTAACATCTATAGTATCCACTAGATGGAGTCACAgacgcacacaaatacaaaatacagaaacGTGATACCTCACAGGACAATACTGGCCTTGAAAAAGTTTACGTAGTATTACACTTGCATAATATTTATGTGCCATGgtatcataaaaaaaaaacaaaaaaaaaccaacccaaaaaacagattttcatgtttaattatgcatAAAATTCTGTTCTAAAAAAATAGTCCACATTCAGACACTTCCATCCACACAGAGACTCCCATtcacattttacagtgttttaaaattaCGTGTGTTTTTTAGAAATCTGTGCTTCGAAAGCAAAATATGGCCCAGAAATATCAAATATACACAATAACTATTCATGTTCTGTACATTACTTTACTACTATGTGTTGGGCCTGGACACAGCCTCATTTGAAATACCATCACCTTCTTCCTTGAATAAGAACGTGTTACttgttattaaagaaaaacacaaaggttTTATGAAAGCAGGTGCAAGTGTCCTGGGTAGAACAGACGCAAGGCTGGTGCATGCTCAGGTCTGGGGCCGCTTACCAATGGAGCGCGTCAAGCCGTGTCTTTCCCTCTGCTTGTCAAACATCATTTCGCTCCGGGGCTGCTTCAGGACATACTCCTCCGCCCGCTGCATCAGCCCGAAGGAGCTccgtctcctctccctctttccatcCGGCTCTTCGTTCTCCTCGCTGTCATCCACCAGGGGTTCCATGCCCAGAAAACGAGGCACCACCTCCAGGAAAATCTGGAACAGGATACAAGATAAAGATGGGATATTAAAGCTATACTAAGAACTAGTGTGATATCACAAAATGACACACCAAAGGAAGAgcaatttaaatacaaatcagTTTTCAATTTTTCTAGAAAAAGCTAATATTTACAAAGATATGTTAATTGAGACACTCATTTCTGTATTTATCTTAATTAAAGGAGATCTTTATCATTCAGGCAAGAggcagaccccccccccccccgagacgtacatgtttcattttgtaggacatggtgtgtgtagtggaacTGCGGAGGGAATAGTTGAGGATGACGATGCAGTTGGTGACGATGAGTGTGGTCACGGACATGACAAAGACCACATACCTGGGAAGGAGGTTCTGGTCAGAGTCTGGACGTTCAGAGAATCagaatcaaacacagacactcaagTTTACACTCGAACACTCCCATTCACACTCGGACAGTCCGATCCACAATCAGACAAATGCATCTGCCCAGAGACAGTCCCATCCACAATCAGACACGGTCATCTATACAGTCACAGTCCCACCAGTCCACAGACTGTACCATCCACACAGAGACATTTCCAgatacacccagacacacagacatctcCATTCTGTATCCACAAAGAGTTCCGCCTGTCCAAACAAACTCACTTGCCAATGAGAGGAATGGATAGAGAGGTTTCTGGAACTTTCTGGGCGATCAGAATGAGGAAAACAGTTTGAGCCAGGAGGACTGAGATAGATACAGTCAATTTCTGTCCTCCCgctgagggggagggagagaggtgcaAGACAGTGAGAATGGTAAGGACAGCAAGAAtgaaggagaggagcagagaatgaaagagaaagggacATAGTGAGCAAAAGCAAGAGCGAATGGGAGAACAGCAGAGACAAAAAAGCCAGTTACCACTTCAAATACATATTTgagctcctccctccctctctcacacacacacactaacccttgGAGGGTAGAAAATAGGCCAGTACGACCAGCGAGGAGATGAGGGAACAAGGCAggatgatgttgatgatgtaGAAGAGAGGTTTTCTCTGGATGATGAGGTTGAAGTAGATCTCCTGGTATTCCAGGTCATCAGGGGAGTAGCGAGGGTTGGTCAGCTTTCGTGCGGGCCGGTGCTTGATCGCCCACTCCCCGTTCTCTGTAGACAAAGGCGATTGGCTCAGGGATGTGGGAGAAGAAAGACGATTAGTTTGGGGTGACGGGACAAGAACGTTGATTAAATACATTTGGTGTGAAGGCTGTGGTTGACTTTTTAGAGTGTTTGATAGATGctttttgtgattgtgtttttgtacatttgtgtgtgtgtgttaccagtgAAGGCTTCTGGGTCAATAACCACCCACTCAATGGGCTTGTTAATGTCATAATCCATCGCCAAATCTAGGTCGATTTCATTGGCACTGTATGTCTGAGACCTACcagagccaaaacaaacaggatTATCAATCATTGTCTGTGTTGTTTGATTCACGCCACCTGTGTGGAGTACTGACTGAGGTACACTGGCACAAATCAATTGTAGCTAGAACACGGCGTTTGCTAGTCCAGCAAACTAGACCGCTAATTTCTGGCCCTTCTGGGATCCTCAGCCCTTCCCATTGACCCACCTGAAGACTAGGGTGCAGTTCTGCCAGTCAAAGGGGAAGTAAGTGATCTCGATGGCGCACACACTGCGGTAGATAGCCGGGGGCAGCCAGTACATGGAGCCATCGTTGTAAATGAGTACGTTCGCGTAATATGCTACATCAAAGTTACCATCAATGCTAGGAGAGGGGAGATAGAGGAAGtgaggaaaagacagagagagtaagggagtaAGGGAGGGAATTCTTTTATCACCTAAAACAGCAAGTGTCCAACACTACATGTAGCCTACCACCCTGTAGAGTTATGTTCCAACCCTCGTCTTCCACACATGATGCAGTTAACCAAGAGCTTTAGTAGATTCAAACTCTGTCATGCATTAGatctccaggaccagagctgGGCACCACTGAGTTACAACAGAAAAGTAATGACAAGTTTTGAATGCCATGAagacacacgagagagagagagagagagagagagagagagagagagagagagagcgcgcgagagagagagagagcaagagagagatccTTCTGCATTGCCTCACTTGTTTTCCAGGACTATGTCTGGCAGCCAGACAGAACTGGAAGGTACACGGATCACGTCTATGCCATGGTAGTCTGATGCATTCCACGCCAGGCGGTAATCGTTCCATTGCTGGGGTAAGGAGAGACATCAGGGAGGTCAGTCATGTGGGAGCAGTGGCCAGGGGAAAAGGAGAAGTATAAAACATAGATAAACCAGTGGTTAAAAATAACGGAAAAGGCATTACAAAGGTGACCCTGAGGGAAAAGAATAGGAGTGAAATAGAGAAAGAtcacaaagacaaaatcaaGGGTATACTAAAGCTACGAAAGCAGAGACAAGGGCTCTAAGGTTGCACTCTGTGGTTGGGCTGTGAGGTTGGACTCTGTAGCATTCTTCATGTTATATCATGTCATGCATAAAACAACACTGACCACTC
This is a stretch of genomic DNA from Electrophorus electricus isolate fEleEle1 chromosome 6, fEleEle1.pri, whole genome shotgun sequence. It encodes these proteins:
- the chrne gene encoding acetylcholine receptor subunit epsilon, with the translated sequence MAARSVWTCFVAAALMVTIVQVSGNEESDLIADKFTNYNKLIRPAKHAEDKVNVQVKLTLTNLISLNEKEETLTTSVWIEMQWNDYRLAWNASDYHGIDVIRVPSSSVWLPDIVLENNIDGNFDVAYYANVLIYNDGSMYWLPPAIYRSVCAIEITYFPFDWQNCTLVFRSQTYSANEIDLDLAMDYDINKPIEWVVIDPEAFTENGEWAIKHRPARKLTNPRYSPDDLEYQEIYFNLIIQRKPLFYIINIILPCSLISSLVVLAYFLPSKAGGQKLTVSISVLLAQTVFLILIAQKVPETSLSIPLIGKYVVFVMSVTTLIVTNCIVILNYSLRSSTTHTMSYKMKHIFLEVVPRFLGMEPLVDDSEENEEPDGKRERRRSSFGLMQRAEEYVLKQPRSEMMFDKQRERHGLTRSIVDTIDVSSTASLYKSLAQAAPEIKECVDSCNFIAETMKEQNEGESDMESWVLIGKMIDTVCFWVAILFFSIGTIAIFLVGHFNQVPEYPFSGDDKKYAPE